TTCCAGCCGAGCAGACAGAGGAAGTTCACGTAGGCGTGCGGAAGGAAGCCGGCGTCGCGGTAGGTGAGCACGCTGACCACAGGACCGTGGCGGCGCTTGCTGAGCTTGGCGCCGTCGGGCGCGATGAGCAGGGGCAGGTGGGCGAACCCGGGCATCGGCGCGCCGAGCGCCTCGAACAGAAGGACGTGCTTGAACGTGTTGGTGAGATGGTCCTGCCCGCGGATGATGTGCGAGATGCGCATGTCAGCGTCATCGACGCAGGAGGCGTGGTGGTACGTCGGAGCGCCGCTGGAGCGCAGCAGCGCGAAGTCCTCGATGTCGGCGGTGGACTTGGACTGCTCGCCGTAGACGAGATCGCGGAACGTCACCGTGCGCTCGGGCTCGCGGGGCACGCGGAAGCGGAGAACGAAGGGCTCGCCTGCGGCGGCGCGGCGGTCGGACTCTTCGCGAGAGAGGGCGCGCATTTCGGGGTGGCACAGCCAGCCGCCCCTGTTTTCGCCCTCGTCCGCCTGAGCCTTGGCGTCGGCGGGCGTGAAATCGCGGTAGGCGAAGCCTTTCTCCAGCAGCGCCTGCGCGGCTTCGCGGTAGAGATGAAAGCGCTCGCTCTGGCGGTATTCTTCATCCCAGCCGAGGTCGAGCCAGCGCAAGCCTTCGAAGATCGAGGCGAGAGACTCCTCGGTGTTGCGCTCGACGTCGGTGTCGTCGATGCGGAGGATCATCGTGCCGCCGTGATGGCGGGCGAAGAGCCAGTTGAAAATGAACGTCCTCGCGCTGCCGATGTGGAGGTAGCCGGTCGGCGAGGGAGCGAACCGCACTCTGACCATGAAACTTTCAGTATCTCACGCCTGTTTTCCGGCCCACGCGGCGCGGACGAGTTCGAGCTCCTCGACGGAGAGCTCCTCCGCGCGGCGGGAGGCGAAGGGAATGTCCTCGCGCCCGAGGTTGTTGCGGAGGGTCTTGCGCTTGTGGCGGAAGCAGAGTTCGGCGAACTGGAGAAAACGGGCGTAATCGGCTACGCGGGGCGCGGGGCGCGGCGTGAGCCGGACCACGGCGCTGTCGACTTTGGGCGGCGGGCGGAAGGCGCCAGCTTTCACCGTGAACAGGTTTTCGACGGCGCACAGAGCCTGGGCGGCGACGCTCAGGAAGCCGTAGTCGCGGCTGCCGGGGCGGGCGGCAAGCCGGAGAGCGACTTCCCGCTGAACCAGGAAGACGGCGCGGACGAGACCATGGCCCAGAGCGAGGGTTTTCCGGAGGATGGGGCCGGTGATGTAATACGGAATGTTGCCGCAGACGACGGCGGGGGCGAAGGGCGCGAAGTCGACCTCGAGGACGTCGGCTTCGATAAGCCGGAAGCGGTCATGGGAGCCCAGGCGGGCACGGAGTTCGGCGGCCAGCCGCGGGTCGGTCTCGATGCCCACAAGTTCTGGAGCGCGGTCGAGCAGGCGCTCCGTCAGGGCGCCGGGTCCGCAGCCGATTTCGATGACGCGGGCGGATGCGCCGGAGCAGGCGGCGTCGGCGATGCGGTCCAGGATGCCCGGATGGAAGAGGAAGTGCTGGCCGAGCGGGCGTCCCACTCTGTCCCGCTCAGCCCCGGACGTCGATTTCGCTGCGGCCGCGGAACTTGACGCGGACCCAGCCGCTGACCGGCTGGCCGAAAGCGGTGGCCGGGTTGAAGGAAGTCATCAGCAGGGTCGCGGCGAGGCGGCGGCGCATGTCTTCCGTAGCGACGGAGCCGTAGCTCCTGGGGATGACGAAGTCGAGCACGCGTCCCTGCTCGTCGACGAAGATGTCGAGCGTGACCTCGGAGTCGTCAGACAGATCGAACAGGACGCTGCGCACGGTGGGAGCGGTGACCACGGCCAGGGGCACGTCGTTGGCGTGGCGGCGTTCGATGCCCTGGAAGTTGGTCAGAACGAGAGTGAACAGGAACACGGCGGAAACGAGGCCGCCGGCGGCCGGCAGCGCGACGGGCCGCATGAGGTTGTTGGCCCAGAGCGAGGCGCGCTCGGCCAGGGCTTTCACCGCGCCGCGCAGCCCGGCGTAGTAGCGGCGGCGCGCCGCTTCGCGCGAAGCCAGGGAACGGAGGGCGAACACGAGATGCGAGGGCATGGGCCGCTGCGGCATGGCCCTCAACGACTGCCGCACCATCTCCAGCTGCGCCAGCCGCTCCGTGCAACCGGGACAGCGGGCCAGATGCTCCTGAATCAGGCGGCGATCCTCGTCCAGCACGCGGCCGTCCTGGAACGCGGATAGCGTCAACTTTACCTGTTGGCAGTCCATCATCACGATCCAGACCTCAGTCAGATGCCGTCTGCGGCGACCACGCCAGGCTCCGCGCAGGCTCCAACTTCTCCATCAGCGCCCTGCGCAGGGCTTCGCGCCCCCGCAGGATTCTGGATTTCACCGTGCCGATCGATACATCCAGAATGTCGGCAATTTCCTCGTAACTCAGCTCTTCCAGGTCCCGCAGCACGACGGCGGAGCGGAACACCGGATTGAGCTCTTCCAGCGCCTCCTCGATGGCGGTCCGCATCTCGCCGTTCAGCGTCCAGTCATATGGCGTTCTGCCCCGGTCGCTGAACAGGTCGAGCCGGTCCGGGCTTTCTTCCTCGCCGCCGAGAGTGACCTCCGCTTTGCGGTGCCGGCTGAACCAGCGCCTGCGGTTGTGGGCTTCGTTGACGGCGATCCGGTAGATCCAGGTCTTCATGGAACTCTGGCCCCGGAAACCCGAGACGCCCCGGAACACCTTCAGAAAGACGTCCTGGACGACATCAGCCGCTTCGTTCGGGTCGTCGATCAGCCGGTGGACGAGCTGGAAGACGGGCGCCTGGAAGCGTTCGATCAGCGCTTCGTAGGCGGCGTCTTCGCCGGCGCGCAGACCCTCCAGCAACCGTTGCTCGGAGCCAAACCCCGGCCACTCGGCTGCCGCCGCATCCTCTGGCGGACCGAACTGGTTTTCAGCCGGCGGCATGGCTGCCTCCTGACGGCTTTCCCTGCGCCCGGTTGGGCGCTTCTATCTGTTGAGACACTGGCCGAGCCACTTTGGTTCCTGCTCTCTTCCAGTTTCCTCCCCCGCCGTCCGAATTTCAACGGCCGGCGAAGACCGCGGCGCATGCAGCCCGCACGGCGATCCTCCGTCAGAGGAGCCCGTTGAAGAGATAGCCGACGGCGATGATGCCCGCGGTCACCACCGTGATGAAGACGGCCAGCAGCTGCGGCCGCAGGACGTTGCGCAGGATGATCATCTCGGGAGCGGACAGGGCGGTGACGGCCATCGTGAAGGCGAGCACGGTGCCGAGCGGCATCCCTTTGCCGGCGAGCGCCTCCGTGATCGGCAGCACCCCGGCGATGTTGGCGTAAAGCGGCACGCCGAGGATCACGGCCACGGGAACCGCGAACGGGTTGCCGGGACCAGCCCACCGCATCACCAGACCGCCCGGCACGTAGCCATGGATGAATGCGCCCGCAGCGATGCCGCCAACGATGTAGGGCCAGACCTTGCCGACGATCTCGCGCATCGAGCGCCACCCTTCGGCGAGGCGGGCGCGCAGGGGCATCGTCTCAATCTCAGCGGCTATGGCGGGCACTTCCCAGACGAACGGCTCGACCCATTTCTCGAGTCTCATGAGCCCGATCACGATGCCGCCGGCGATCGCCAAAGCCACGCCAAAGCCGATGTAGGTCAGCGCGACGCGCCACCCGAACAGCCCCCAGAGCAGCGCCACGGCCACTTCATTCACCATGGGCGCGGCGATCAGATAGGAGAACGTGACCCCCAGCGGCACGCCGCCCTTGAGAAACCCGATGAACAGCGGAACGGCGGAGCAGCTGCAGAATGGCGTGAAGATGCCGATGCCCGCCGCCGCCGCGTTCCCGAGGAAGAGCTTCTTTCCGCCAAGCATGCGCCGCACGGCTTCCGGCTGGAGCCAGGTCTGCAGAGTGCCGACGGCGAAGCTGACCAGCACGATCAGCGTCAGCACCTTGGGCACGTCGTACAGAAAGAACTCGATGCTGGAGCCGAGCCGGGTGGCAGGATCGAGGCCGAAGACATGCTCCACGCACCACCGCGCAAACCACTCGTATGGAGTGAAAAGGCTCGGCATGAGACGAGCGTCAGCCCTGCCGCAGGATCGGCTTCAATTCTTCCGGCGAAGCCACTTTGCCGACGAGCTTCAGCTTGCCGTCGATGGCGAGCGCCGGCGTCACCAGCGCGCCCATGCGGGCGATTTCCCTGAAGTCCGTGATTTTCTCAATCTCGTACGCGAGGCCGAGCTCGTGCGCGGCGGCCTCTGCGTTGTCTTTCAGCTGATTGCATTTCGCGCAGCCGGAGCCGAGAATCTGAATTTTCACCGGCGAACCTCCTTTGCGGCCATTCTGGCCGCCTCGTCCGCGCAGGCGAGCAGCCGCAGCGCGCAGCGGTTGCGAACGCGGTAGAAGACCTTCAGCCCGCGCTTCTCCATCTCCAGCAGCCCCGCCTGGCGCAGTTGCGAGAGGTGCTTGCTGACGGTGGAGAAGTCGCCACCCGCGATCTCATGCAGTTCGCAGACGCAGCGTTCGCCGCGGCTGAGCAGCTCGACGAGCTGGACGCGCACCGGATGGGCCAGAGCTTTCAGCACCGCGAGGCGGTCAGGCCGCCGGCCGATTCCGGATTTCCGCATCCGGTTCCAGTATGCGGACTATTTGGCGAAAATGTCAAATAGAAGCGGTCACGCGGCGAGGCTGCGCCGAAGGATCTCTTCGACCACGGGGGGCGCGACGGCGCCGCGCTCGCCCAGCTTTTCCATGCCGCGCTGTTTCAGCCGCTGCGCGACCTCGCGCGGCGTCTCCGGGCGCACGCCATCGTAGCGCGCGAGGCGCGTGGGCACGCCGAGCGACTCGAAGAACTCCTCGGTGCGCCGGATGGCGGCTTCGATGCGCTCCTCTTCAGAGCCCTCGCGGATGCCCCACACGCGCTCGCCGTACTGCAGCAGCTTGGCCGCCTTGTCCCTGCGCAGGACGCGGTAGAGATGGGGAGCGACCACGGCAAGCGTGCGGGCGTGGTCGATGCCGTAGAGCGCGGTGAGCTCGTGCCCGATCATATGGGTGGCCCAATCCTGGGGGACGCCGCAGCCGATCAGCCCGTTCAGCGCCATTGTGGCCGTCCAGACGAAGGTGGCGCGGGCGTCATAGTCCGATGGGTTGGCCAGCGTTTTCGGCCCGATTTCAACGAGCGTCTGAAGGATGGATTCGGCGAAACGGTCGTTCAGTTCGGCGTTCGCCGGGAAGGTGAGGTACTGCTCCATCGTGTGGACGAAGGCATCCACGATGCCGTTGGCCACCTGCCGCGGGGGCAGAGAGAACGTGGTTTCCGGATCGAGCACGGAGAATTTCGGATAGACGTGGGGCGAGGAGAAGGCGAGCTTTTCGCCGGTCTCCGAGCGGCTGATGACGGCGAAGGGGTTGGCTTCCGAGCCCGTGGCGGGAAGCGTCAGCACGGAGCCGAGCGGAACGGCGGACTTCACTTCGGCGCCCTTCTGGACGATGTCCCAGGGCTCGCCCTCGAAGGGAATGGCGGCGGCGATGAACTTGGTTCCATCGAGCACGGAGCCGCCGCCGACGGCGAGGAGGAAGTCCGCCTTTTCGGCGCGGGCGAGGCGGACGGCTTCCATCAGCGTACGGTACTCGGGATTGGGCTGGATGCCCCCGAATTCGATGACCTGGCACTGCGCCAGAGCGGCTTTGACCTGATCGTAAACGCCGTTGGAGCGGATGGAGCCGCCGCCGTAGGTCATGAGCACTTTCGCGCCCGCGGGGATCTCGCGGGCGATGGCTGCGATCTGGCCTTTGCCAAAGAGGATTTTCGTGGGATTGGAGTACTCGAAGTTGAACATGATGGCGCTCCTGTCAGCGGAAGAATTGGGCAGCCGCCGCGCCGGCGCAGAGCCGCGAGGGCGGCCTTTCTGATGGATGCGGCAGAGGGCCTGACGGCTGCGCGGTCACGGCTCGAGACGGTAGTTCGGCGCTTCCTTGGTGATGATGACGTCGTGGACGTGGCTCTCCTTGAGCCCCGCGATGGTGACGCGCAAAAACTGGGCGCGTTCCTGCAGCTCCGGGATGGTGGCGCAGCCGCAGTAGCCCATGCCGGAGCGCAGCCCGCCGACAAGCTGGAAGACGAGTTCGGCCAGCGGACCTTTGGAGGGGACGCGGCCTTCGATGCCTTCGGGGACGAGCTTGATGCCGCCTTCCTGCGAGTAGCGGTCGCTGGAACCCTGGCTCATGGCGCCGAGAGAGCCCATGCCGCGGTAGGCCTTGAAGGTGCGGCCCTGGTAGAGGATCAGTTCGCCGGGGCTTTCGTCGGTGCCGGCGAAGAGGCTGCCGATCATGACGGAATCGGCGCCCGCGGCGATGGCCTTGGTGATGTCGCCGGAGAACTTGATGCCGCCGTCGGCGATGAGCGGAACGCCGGTGCCGCGGCAGGCGCGGGCGCACTCGGTGATGGCCGTGATCTGGGGGACGCCGGCGCCGGTGACCACGCGCGTGGTGCAGATGCTGCCGGGGCCGATGCCGACCTTGATGCCATCGACGCCGAGCGCGATCAGGTCGCGCGCGCCTTCGTAAGTGGCCACGTTGCCGGCGACGAGATCGACGTCCGGCAGGGCGCGCTTGATGGTGACGACGGCCTGAAGGACCCGTTCGCTGTGGCCGTGCGCGGTGTCGATGACGAGCACGTCCACCTTCTTCTTCACCAGCTCCTGGGCGCGCTCGAGGAAGTCGCCCGTGGCGCCGATGGCGGCGCCGACGCGGAGGCGGCCCTGCGAGTCCTTGGCCGCGTTGGGGTACTTGCGCTTCTTCTGGATGTCCTTGACGGTGATGAGGCCCTTGAGGGCGAAGTTTTCGTCGACGACGAGCAGTTTCTCGACGCGGTGCTTGTGGAGCTCTTCCACCGCCTGCTCGAGCGTCGTGCCGACGGGAACCGTGTAAAGCGGCTCCTTCGTCATCACGTTGCGGATGGGCTGGTCGAAGTTGGTTTCGAAGCGCAGGTCGCGGTTGGTGAGGATGCCGACGAGCCTGCCTTCCTTCACCACGGGGAGGCCGCTGACGCGGTAGCGGCTCATGATCTCCAGCGCCTCGAAGATCTTCTGATCGGGATCGACGGTCACCGGATCGACGATCATGCCGCTTTCCGAGCGCTTGACGCGGTCGACTTCTTCGGCCTGGCGCTCGATGGACATGTTCTTGTGGATGATGCCGAGCCCGCCCTGGCGGGCCAGTTCGATGGCGAGATGGCTTTCCGTCACCGTGTCCATGGCCGCGCTGAGGATGGGGATGTTGAGCGGGACGTTCCGCGTGGCCATGGTCCTCGTGTCCACTTCCGACGGCAGCACGCCGCTGCGCGCCGGCTTCAACAGCACATCGTCAAAGGTGAGGCCTTCCGGGAGATGATCGGGGAGCATCGCGTTTTTCTTATCGTACCAGACGCTCTGAAAGCGGCTTCTCCGCGCGCTTCAGCACGGGGAGAACCAGCCGCGAAGGCCGCTCCGGACCGTGATGAACCGCCTGGCGTGCGGTTCTGATCTGCGTTTCCGCGGCGAGCAGGCGGCCTGTGTTCAGGTTGCGGTCGAACTTGGGGAAATTGCTGCTGGAGACTTCGAGACGCAGAGCCTCGCCCGGGGAGAAACGGTAGGCGGTAGGGCCGAGATCGATCTCGAGTTCGACGACGGAGCCGATCCTGTAAACGACGGGCCGCTCCACGCCCTCGCGGTAGCGGAGACGCGTCAGCCCGTCGGCGAGAATGCGTGCCGCGCCGTCCGCCTGCACGGCGACAAGCTTGGCGGTGAAGTCGGTGTCGGCGGCGCTCGAGGAGACATAGAGCACGGCGCGCACGTCGCCGGTGACTTCCAGCGGCTCGCGGAGCGGGGGAGAAGTGTAGACAAGCACGTCGCGGCGTCCTTCCACAGGGCGCTGATCGAGAGGCCCCCAGGGCAGCAGCTTGAAGTTGCAGCAGTTGGCGCCGCCGACGGTGGGCACGGCCCTGCGCGGATTGTACTCATACCGGTCCGCGATTTCTTCCGCGGGAGGCTTCTCCGCGAGGCGTCCGTCGCCGGCGAGCGAGTTGGCGCTTCCTTCGGAGGCAAGGAACCATTCCCGAGGTTCGGCGCCGGCGGGCGGCCAGATTTCGCTTTCGAGCCATTCCCCTGCGCCCATGAGGAAATAAAGAACGCCGCTGGGCGCCGGGGGCGTGGTCTGCCGGAGCCAGGCGTCGAACCAGTCGGCTTCGAGGCGGCGCAGCGGCAGAACGGCAGAAGGGCCGAAGTCCATTTCCGGCATGCGCGGATTCTGGTTATGGCCCCACGGGCCGATGATGAGCCGGGCGGGGCGTCCGTTGGCGCGGAGCGCCTTCCACATGGCGATGTCGGAAGGCAGGAAGACATCGTACCAGCCGCCTTCGATGAGCGCCGCCGCCCGCACGTCCGAGACGCGCCGGAGCGTGCTGAGGGCGCGCCAGTAGCCGTCATAAGCCGGATGCGCCATCGCCTCCTGATAAAAGTCCAGCGTGCGGCCGGCCACGAAACGGTCAGCGTTCTTCAGCGGAAGGAAGGTGATCATTTTCTGGAAGTCGACCACCGGACGGTTGGAGGGCTTGAAGTTCTCGGCGATCCAGCGCAGCCGGTGGGCCAGCCGGAACGCGCCTCCGCGGCTGTAATAGCGGTCGAAATACTCGTCTCCGCCGCTGACGGCAGGCGCGATCGCCTTCAGCGCCGCATGGCCGCTGAGCGCCGCGCGCCACTGTGCGATGCCAACATAGGAGCCGCCGAACATCGCCACCCTGCCGTCGGACCACGCCTGCCGCGTGATCCAGGTGATCGTGTCCGCCCCGTCCCGCTCTTCCTGGACCACCTGCCGGAACTCGCCTTCGCTGTCGTAACGGCCGCGCACGTCCTGCGTCACCACCGCGTAGCCGCGGTCGAGGAACGCCTGGATGGAAGGCGTCACCTGCGCGCTTTTCCTGTAAGGCGTCCGTTGCAGAACCGCGGGGAAACGGCCCTGCAATGCCGGGCGGAAGATGTTCGTGCAGAGCCGCACGCCGTCCCGCATGGCGACCCGCACGTGAAGCTGCACGACGGGCTGAGCCGAGGCTGAGCCGCCTGCAAGGGCAAGCAGCAGGAAAAGGGCGCGCCGCCGCATCGCTCAGTCTTTCCGGCTGCGCGGGCCGAACAGGGCGGTGCCGACGCGCACGATCGTCGCGCCCTCTTCAATGGCCGCTTCCAGATCATGCGACATGCCCATGGACAGACCGCGGAGTCCGTGCTGCTCCGCCAGCGCGCGCAGGCGGCGGAAGAAGGGGCGCGACGCTTCAGGGTCGTCCGACCACGGCGGCATCGTCATCAGCCCCGTGAGCCGCAGGTTCGGGCGGGCGCGGATCTCGTCAATCAGCGCCGGGAGATCCTCGGGGGCGCAGCCGGACTTGGTCTCCTCGGGAGACAGCTTGACTTCGATCATCACTTCCAGCGGCCGGCCGAGCGCGTCCAGCTTGCGCGCGAGCTTCGGCGAGTCGACGGTCTGGATGACGTCGAACAGCTCGCCCGCGCGGCGGCTCTTGTTGGACTGCAGATGTCCGATCAGGTGGAAGCGGGCCCCTTCGAGAGCGCGCACGGCCGGCGCCTTCCGCTCGAACTCCTGCACGTAGTTTTCGCCGAACTCGCGCAGCCCGAGGGCGTGCGCCTCCAGGACAACTTCGGGCGGAAATGTTTTTGTCACCGCCAGCAGCGTGATTTCTTCGCGGCGGCGTCCCGAGCGCGCGCAGGCGGCCAGGATGCGCTGTTCGACTTCCTCCAGATTGCGGGAAAGATCAGCGCCCACTGCCCGTCATTATAATGGGGGCGGTGGCCAGCCTCCGCAGGGCGAGCCGCGCGGGTTCCGCCGCGAGCCTGCGCGCGGAGGCGGAGCGTTTCCTCGCCTCGTGCCGCGATCCCGTTCTGATCGAACCCGGGGAAGCCCCGTTCGCGCTCGGCGGCGCGGAGTGGGCGATGACGGAACGCGGCCCGTACCTGCTGCTGGAAGCCTGGGACGAGACGCGGAACCTGGCGCGGCGCGTGACCGCCGTGATCGAGAGCCGGCGGGGGCGGCTTGTCCTGGAGGTCGAACGGTTCGGAGGGCGCGCCGGGACGCTCACGCTGGCCGACCGCGGCGACCCTGCCGCCTCGTCCGTGCTGGCGCGCGGGGAGCGGATGGAGCTGCTCGAGCGGCTGCGGCGCTGGCTGGCGCGGCAGTACCCGGGCTGGCGGCTGCGCGAGATCACGGCGGGCATGGATCTGGAACGATCCCTGAGCGGAGCGTGCCCGAGGGCGCTGCTCACGCTGGGCGGCAGGCGCTGCGCCGCGGTGGCTGCGGACCGGGAACATGCGTCATCCGCGCTGACGCAGGCGCTGCTGTGGGCGGATCATCTCCGGCGGCGCGACGGGGAAGACGTGCACTCGGTGGCGCTGTTCGTTTCGCGCGGGACGGAAAAGGGCATCGCCCTGCGGCTCCGCTGGCTGAACGTGCGCGCTGAGCTGTTTGTGTGGGACGGCCACGGCGTGGAGGAGCGGGCCGATCCGGCCGACTTCGGGAATCTGATCCGCGAGCTGCCGCAGTGGTTCGATCCGCCGCAAGCCGGGGCCGGAGACGC
This DNA window, taken from Bryobacteraceae bacterium, encodes the following:
- the gltX gene encoding glutamate--tRNA ligase, which codes for MVRVRFAPSPTGYLHIGSARTFIFNWLFARHHGGTMILRIDDTDVERNTEESLASIFEGLRWLDLGWDEEYRQSERFHLYREAAQALLEKGFAYRDFTPADAKAQADEGENRGGWLCHPEMRALSREESDRRAAAGEPFVLRFRVPREPERTVTFRDLVYGEQSKSTADIEDFALLRSSGAPTYHHASCVDDADMRISHIIRGQDHLTNTFKHVLLFEALGAPMPGFAHLPLLIAPDGAKLSKRRHGPVVSVLTYRDAGFLPHAYVNFLCLLGWNPKDDREKMSREELIEAFSLEGVNRSNAVVNFTEDDPIDPKALWLNSQHIYSLPVERLAELLEPVWRNAGFEVTREKALRVTPLIQERIKTLNDAVSVADFFFLRELAPYDPAELIPQKGDASMALRALEKALAVLPDGDFTHAAIEERLRAAASELGLKAGQMFQPIRVAVCGRKNAPPLFETLEVVGREACLERIARAIELLKRDS
- the rsmA gene encoding ribosomal RNA small subunit methyltransferase A — translated: MGRPLGQHFLFHPGILDRIADAACSGASARVIEIGCGPGALTERLLDRAPELVGIETDPRLAAELRARLGSHDRFRLIEADVLEVDFAPFAPAVVCGNIPYYITGPILRKTLALGHGLVRAVFLVQREVALRLAARPGSRDYGFLSVAAQALCAVENLFTVKAGAFRPPPKVDSAVVRLTPRPAPRVADYARFLQFAELCFRHKRKTLRNNLGREDIPFASRRAEELSVEELELVRAAWAGKQA
- the rpoE gene encoding RNA polymerase sigma factor is translated as MPPAENQFGPPEDAAAAEWPGFGSEQRLLEGLRAGEDAAYEALIERFQAPVFQLVHRLIDDPNEAADVVQDVFLKVFRGVSGFRGQSSMKTWIYRIAVNEAHNRRRWFSRHRKAEVTLGGEEESPDRLDLFSDRGRTPYDWTLNGEMRTAIEEALEELNPVFRSAVVLRDLEELSYEEIADILDVSIGTVKSRILRGREALRRALMEKLEPARSLAWSPQTASD
- a CDS encoding thioredoxin family protein, with the translated sequence MKIQILGSGCAKCNQLKDNAEAAAHELGLAYEIEKITDFREIARMGALVTPALAIDGKLKLVGKVASPEELKPILRQG
- a CDS encoding transcriptional regulator, which translates into the protein MRKSGIGRRPDRLAVLKALAHPVRVQLVELLSRGERCVCELHEIAGGDFSTVSKHLSQLRQAGLLEMEKRGLKVFYRVRNRCALRLLACADEAARMAAKEVRR
- a CDS encoding alcohol dehydrogenase, producing the protein MFNFEYSNPTKILFGKGQIAAIAREIPAGAKVLMTYGGGSIRSNGVYDQVKAALAQCQVIEFGGIQPNPEYRTLMEAVRLARAEKADFLLAVGGGSVLDGTKFIAAAIPFEGEPWDIVQKGAEVKSAVPLGSVLTLPATGSEANPFAVISRSETGEKLAFSSPHVYPKFSVLDPETTFSLPPRQVANGIVDAFVHTMEQYLTFPANAELNDRFAESILQTLVEIGPKTLANPSDYDARATFVWTATMALNGLIGCGVPQDWATHMIGHELTALYGIDHARTLAVVAPHLYRVLRRDKAAKLLQYGERVWGIREGSEEERIEAAIRRTEEFFESLGVPTRLARYDGVRPETPREVAQRLKQRGMEKLGERGAVAPPVVEEILRRSLAA
- the guaB gene encoding inosine-5'-monophosphate dehydrogenase, translated to MLPDHLPEGLTFDDVLLKPARSGVLPSEVDTRTMATRNVPLNIPILSAAMDTVTESHLAIELARQGGLGIIHKNMSIERQAEEVDRVKRSESGMIVDPVTVDPDQKIFEALEIMSRYRVSGLPVVKEGRLVGILTNRDLRFETNFDQPIRNVMTKEPLYTVPVGTTLEQAVEELHKHRVEKLLVVDENFALKGLITVKDIQKKRKYPNAAKDSQGRLRVGAAIGATGDFLERAQELVKKKVDVLVIDTAHGHSERVLQAVVTIKRALPDVDLVAGNVATYEGARDLIALGVDGIKVGIGPGSICTTRVVTGAGVPQITAITECARACRGTGVPLIADGGIKFSGDITKAIAAGADSVMIGSLFAGTDESPGELILYQGRTFKAYRGMGSLGAMSQGSSDRYSQEGGIKLVPEGIEGRVPSKGPLAELVFQLVGGLRSGMGYCGCATIPELQERAQFLRVTIAGLKESHVHDVIITKEAPNYRLEP
- a CDS encoding X-Pro dipeptidyl-peptidase, which produces MRRRALFLLLALAGGSASAQPVVQLHVRVAMRDGVRLCTNIFRPALQGRFPAVLQRTPYRKSAQVTPSIQAFLDRGYAVVTQDVRGRYDSEGEFRQVVQEERDGADTITWITRQAWSDGRVAMFGGSYVGIAQWRAALSGHAALKAIAPAVSGGDEYFDRYYSRGGAFRLAHRLRWIAENFKPSNRPVVDFQKMITFLPLKNADRFVAGRTLDFYQEAMAHPAYDGYWRALSTLRRVSDVRAAALIEGGWYDVFLPSDIAMWKALRANGRPARLIIGPWGHNQNPRMPEMDFGPSAVLPLRRLEADWFDAWLRQTTPPAPSGVLYFLMGAGEWLESEIWPPAGAEPREWFLASEGSANSLAGDGRLAEKPPAEEIADRYEYNPRRAVPTVGGANCCNFKLLPWGPLDQRPVEGRRDVLVYTSPPLREPLEVTGDVRAVLYVSSSAADTDFTAKLVAVQADGAARILADGLTRLRYREGVERPVVYRIGSVVELEIDLGPTAYRFSPGEALRLEVSSSNFPKFDRNLNTGRLLAAETQIRTARQAVHHGPERPSRLVLPVLKRAEKPLSERLVR
- a CDS encoding YggS family pyridoxal phosphate enzyme; this encodes MGADLSRNLEEVEQRILAACARSGRRREEITLLAVTKTFPPEVVLEAHALGLREFGENYVQEFERKAPAVRALEGARFHLIGHLQSNKSRRAGELFDVIQTVDSPKLARKLDALGRPLEVMIEVKLSPEETKSGCAPEDLPALIDEIRARPNLRLTGLMTMPPWSDDPEASRPFFRRLRALAEQHGLRGLSMGMSHDLEAAIEEGATIVRVGTALFGPRSRKD